A stretch of DNA from Leptolyngbyaceae cyanobacterium:
ACGGTGGACAATTCCGGGACGTTGGACGCCACCAATTTCTGCTAGGGGACAATGGGCCAACAAAGCATTAACCAAAGTACCTGCTTCGTGTCCCGCAGCGGGGTGAACAACTAATCCTGCAGGTTTGTTAATAATTAGCAAATGGTCATCTTCGTAAAGAATATCGAGGGGAATTTCTTCTGCTTGAAGTTGACTAACTTCTGCGTTAGGGATGGAAATGTGAATGTTTTCTCCTGCTTTAACGATGCGATTTTTGCTAGGGCAAATTTCCCCATTGATTTTCACCCATCCTTGTTCGATCAGTTTTTGAATGCGGGAACGGGAAAGCTCGGTTAGTTTGCTAGATATCCAGCGGTCTAGGCGATCGATCTGATTTTCTTTGAGGAAGTTGTTGGTTTCGTTAACTGTTAGGTTAATTTCAGCGTGAGAAATGGTAGTTGCTTGAATTCGACATTTTCTATTTTACGGTTTTTTTTACCGCAGATATCCACAGATGAACGCAGATGAACGCAGATATATACCTGCATTTTTTGTGGATAGACGATCTTCCTTGTTTGTCGTGAGGACTTCAGTCCTCTCACTGTCTAAGCTAAGGACTAAAGCCCTTACCAAAAACGATATTTACGCGATCGCATATCCTAATTTATTCGCGATCGCGTTGTAAAATTTTCCAACTTAACCACCCGGTTAGTAAACCTAAACCGATACTAAATAAAAGAACTACGATTAAATTAGAAAGTGGTTCGGCAATTGGTAATCTTCTGTCTAATTTAATCGGGTAAAATTGGCTGAAATCTTTGATTAAAGCGGAAGATGCTGAAGCGGCAGCGGAGGCTGTTCCTACACCGATACCTGCGGCAGCAACTAAGTTTTCAATTCGGCGATCGCTTTCTGCTTGCTCGATTTCTACCATTCCTTTAATGGTGTCGCGCAAGCTAGCTAAAATTTGCAAACCAGATTTGAAACTACTATAATCTTGGCGAATTTGCTTTTGATACTGTTGGGTAACAACTTCATTTAATTCTTCTAAAAATTTCAGGTTGGTTTCCCCCACTTGACTGGCACGAGTAGAAATATTACTTACCCAAGTTCGGTAATTGTATAAATTCACTTCCAGTGATTGATTGAGAGTTTCTAATTGTTCCAATTCAATGACATAATTAGAAAAACTAGCCAAGTTTTTCTTTAAAGTTGCTAAATCTAATTTAGAATGATTAAGCACTTCAATTGTCTCGTTTAACAGAGATAATTGCCTTTGCAATTTTTCGCTGTAAATCCGGCTCTGATTATAAGCCCAAAGGATCTTGTGACGACAGGATAACAAATTAATCCAATAATCATAAAATCGGCTTGCTTCATCCATAACTTTTTGATTGGGATAGATGATGATGAGGATAGTATTTCTTTCCTCTTCATCTTCTTCGATACTCTTCCAATCAGGGGAAGACTGCCAAACCTCAAAAATATCAGCACCCAAAAACTTACCTGGATGAACTTTGGCATCTTGCCATTCTTTCCCGGTAAAATAATAATAACTTGCCGCAGCAATTTCTTGGGGACTAGCAGATGAATCTGGTAAATAACCGGAAATCATCCAAGTTTTGCCTAAGTCACCTTTTCGGTCGGAAATTACTTCTTTAAGTTCTGGAAAGCAACGAACTCCTATCGGCTTCTGCTTTTCCTCTACACAAATATCTAGCAATAAGCCGTAAGTATCGTTTAACAAAACCGGATAATAATAACCGCCTATTTTAAATCCCTTCATTTGGGCAACTTTTAAGGGATAAGTCTTTTTACCTTGAGTGAGTTCTAATAGACGGGTAAATTCCGGGTTTTTTGTTCTTGACTCTGTTTCCAAATCAACCTTGATTTCGGCAGGCAAATTAGTCCAGAATACATGGTGATTTGCTAATATTTTTTGATTGCTTTCACCCAAACCTTCTTTTAGATGAAACAGAAATAAGTTCAGACTGGGATAGCAAAGATATTGTGCTAGTTTCATTAGTGATGGCCAAATAATTATTTTGCGAAAATCATATTTTTTTCTTCATCTTTCTTAATTGCTACACAGATGGGAGTTAATGCGGCAATTCGATGAAACGAGGTAGCTTATTTTGTAGAAAAATTACATTTGAAAAATTTTCATCATCTTTGGGTTCCCCTGCTTTTTGGCGTTATGGCAATTAGTTAAATTGTCTTGCTTCCATTGTTTTAGCCAATCTTCAAAATTTTGCAATTGCCGATAGACAGGTATACGATTACCTGGGGTATTCTGGATTAAAATAACCTGAGAAAAGGAAGGCAACAGGTAAAGTTTGTTCATAAACGTTTTGTAGCAACCAGCGCAAACCAAGATTTTTTCGCTTTTCGGCTAATTCTAAAGCAGCAAGCCAGTTTCCGGATAAGGCTTGCGAACTTCCCATACTCCCGTAGCGGGTAAGTGTAGGCAAACTGAGTTCACTCGCTGTTGCTTCTTGTTTTTGCGAGAAGTTGCCCCAGTTTTTTCAGCCAACGCCAGATTGTTCTGAACATCTGCCGCACTCAACAGGGAATTTTGTGATTAATTTTACCTTATTATGTCCATCATTTAGGGATTTTTAATGGTTTTTCAAGCTTAAACGATTATTTAATTTCCCTATTCTCTACTAGATAGCTGGGTGAAAATATCATCAATTATTTTTGGCAATATTTCTTTAAAATGGCAATAATTTAAATAAAAAAGTTGCTTTGTTAACCATTTTGGCTCACCAAAATAGTAAATGTAGCAGAGAGTATCGCTATTAGCCTTCGTCTTTTACTTCTACTAAGATTACTTTGGAAGAAATGACAATATCTAATCCCATACAAATTACGCCAGATAAAACGAGAATCATTCCACTAATAAACAAGTAAATCGGTATTCCGGCAATTAATGAATGAGATATAAAAAAATTAACTCCAATGGTGAAAGAAGTTAAGACAAAGCAAAATACGGCGACGATATGGCACATAATCGCGTTGCGAACGTACCAAGTAGCTCGTAAAAGAGCGTTAACTTGGGTGTTAATGTGGAACAATCGATTATTTTCGGCTCTTTTGAGTTCGCCTTCTTCTCTTAATTGATAATGCAGGTGCCTTTTTTCTTCATTTAATAATCTGATTCTGGTTAAAAGCGCTATGTATCTGTTACTTAACCCCAAAAAAAATAAGGCACAGGAGGAAATCATTACCGCCGGTGCCAAGATTGCTTGAATTGCTTGAGTGGAAGTTATCGCACTGGCATTCATCATAAATAGTTTGTTTCTAGGGACGGCAACCTGATAGGATACTGTGCAAGTTTACTACAGCACCAATCACGGCGATCGCAGGTGCGCCAAACTGAGCTTTTTCTACTTGCTCTACTATGGTTCCTAAATTACCGATTAATTCTTCTTGTTCCGGACGAGTACCCCAACGCACTAAACCTACTGGCGTATCGTTACTCAATCCTGCTAATTGGAACTGTTCGACAATATAAGGCAAGTTGTGAACGCCCATATAAATTACAATAGTTTCCGAACCGTGGGCGATCGCATTCCAATTCACCGCAGGTCGATACTTACCCGCCGATTCGTGACCAGTGACAAAAGTTACCGAGGAACTGTAATTGCGGTGAGTTAAGGGAATTCCCGCATAAGCAGGTGCAGCAATCCCCGAAGTCACCCCCGGTACTACTTCCACCGACACCCCTGCATTCACCAAATCTTCCATTTCCTCGCCACCGCGACCGAACACGAAGGGGTCACCGCCTTTCAAACGAACTACGATAGCTGCTGTTTGCGCTTTTTCAATTAACAGCTTAGTCGTTTCATCTTGTACCAAAGAGTGACGACCCCGACGTTTACCCGCATCAATCTTTTCTGCTATCGGATTGATCATGTTCAGAATTTGCGGACTTACCAGTGCATCGTAAATCACCACATCCGCACATTCCAACAGAGTCTTCCCTTTAAGGGTCATCAATCCGGGATCTCCCGGCCCTGCACCAACCAAGTATACCTTACCCAAACTTTTCTTCCTCTCTTCCTGCGCGTCCTTGGTGTCTTCGCGGTTCATTTAGCCAAATCCAAAATTAAATCAGTTAACTCAACACTTGCTCCCAACGGTTTTGCCAGATAGAAATTAACAGCAGGGAACTCCTGACTAATTTCCGTTACCGATCGCGCGATCGCATCCGTAATTCCACCACCAAACAAAAAATAAGGTAGAATACCGATCTGGCGATAACCTGCCATTAGCAACGCCTTCACTTGAAACTCCAACTTGGGATGTACCGACCAAAACGCGGGAAACGCACCCAAATGTGCTGCTAACGCTTCCACCGGTTGATTTCCACCTTCTCGGCGGCTACCGTGAGATAACAAAATCCAAGCATCCCCATCAAAATCAGCCATCTGCTTGGCGAACAACTCCCTCATTCCAGGGTGAGTACCTAAATGAGGACGTATCTCAATCGTCAACTCTTCCCCAAAAGTTTGTTGTGCGATTGCCACTTCTCCAGGGATATCCTCCATAACGTGAACCCCCGGTAAAAGGAACAATGGCAGCACTTTTAGGCGATTTAACCCAGCAGCTAGCGCTTTTTTGCCAAAATTTTCGATTTGGCGGTGCAATGGCTCTGGAGCCAATTCTAAGCAGGCTGTGGCTACTAGGGGTTGGTAAGCGGTAGCAATTGCGATCGCGCCTGGGTGGGCCACTGGTAAAGTACCCACTTTGGTTACTCCCAATAACTGAGATTGATAATTCTCCAGCTTTTGGCAGAGTAATTGAGCCAATTGATCGACCTCTTGTTGAGGACGAGGGTCGCGGCTACCATGAGATACAAGTAAATAAGCAGAAGTCAATTTCAACAGAGTGTTTGAATATATGAGCTTGCAATAGCTTTATAACAAGATATCGTTTAAAAAGAAATATTTTTGTATCAAGTGTTTCTAACTTGGGATCTTCTATCTCTATTTTAATAAAAAAAAGAGCCTTTATCAAATAAAAGCTCCTGGGTTATGACTATAGCTATCTTGTTGTTGGAAAATCCAAAGATTAATGCTTTACAGATGGATCGGCAATATACTTAAAAGTCGGTTCTGAATTCCAAGGGCCGCGATCGTCTTTACCATTTTGTGACAAGTTGAAATAAAGATCGACTGTTTCGTCTGGTTGGATATTACCAAAGAAAGGATCGGTGAGTTTATCCAAAGACTCAAGTGCCTTCATAAACATCTGAGTATGGGAAATTTCGCGAGTTAATAAGAATACTAAAGCATCTTTAGTACCTGCATCTGGTGCTAACTTAATTAACTCTTCGTAAGTTTGACGAGCCCCTGCTTCTGCGGCGATATCTGCCCGCAAGTCACGCACTACATCACCGCCTTCATTGATATATTTAGCCGACCAAGCAGCGCCTTGACTATCTAAAAAATGAGGCCCTACACCACGGATGGCAAACAAAGTACTCTTATAGGCTTCCGTTTGGTCAACATTTTTAGTATGTTGTTCGATCATGCGACCAACTACTTCTAAATGACTGAATTCTTCGATCGCAATATCTTGCAGCATATCGCGAATGCCAGCGTGTTCGCAGTGAAATGATTGCACCCAGTATTGAAGAGCGGCAGTTAGTTCACCTGTAGCGCCACCAAACTGTTCTAATAATAATTGAGCAAACCGAGGATTTGGCTCGGTTATGTTTACTGAGCGCATCGTTTCTTTTTTATGGAAAAACATTATGTGATACTCCTACTTGATTTCTGAATCAAAAAAGCCCTGCGAACAGTCATTTACAGGACTGAAAATTTATTGATTTGTTTTTCTATTTAAAAGCTTATAATCATAGCTAATGACTATCCTGCCTCTGGAGGCATAATCGAGATAGCACCATATTTCTACCCTGAGTATGGGGAATTAAAAATGGTTCGTAGTGAGGACTTTAGTCCTCATTGTCTAAAAGGACTGAAGTCCTCACTACGAACATAAAAATTAGGGTGAGTATTACTCACCCTAAAGGACATTTGCACTAATGAATTGAGAAATTAATTGTTAGCTTGAACAAAGCCAAGAGTTAAGCTATCGTGAGCTAAGAAGTGAGCGAGGTGAAATGCTCTATCTTCAGTTTCTAACAAGATTTTTTCGTAGAGGTAACGAGTAGCGCGATCGCCTAAGCTTTCTGCTTGGGATGCTTGAGAGCGAATCAGCTTGATTATAGCTTGTTCTGCTTCCAAATCATGTTGTACCATTTGTCTGCAACTAAACACTCCGTCCGGTTCGGGAGTGAAGCAGCACAATTCGGCTAACTTAGTAAAACTAGCTACCGGAACGCCTCCTAGTCCATTCAAGCGTTCGCCAATTTCATGCACGTATCCCTGTACTTTTTCGTAGCTATCGGCAAAAAATTCGTGCAGTGAGTAAAATTCGGCACCTTCAACTACAAAATGATGTTTTTGATATTGCAGGTATAGCGCCTGAAAACTAGCAAGCGCAATGTTAAAGCCTTCGCAGACAGGTGTGGTAACAGATGTATCTAACAATATTGGATTGTCGTACACCCGATCCGCAGTGCGTAATAAACCTTGAGCTTGGGTCATGATTTTCCTCTCTTTCTTTTAGGAGAATCGCTTGCTGTTACTGTAAATTTATTCACTATTAGCTTTTCAGTCAACCTACCATTTTCAGCCTAATAATATTAATTCTCAATAACTTGGATGAAGCAGACTAAATGAGTTACCGAAGTATGACAATTTTAGATATGGGATCGCACATTTTAAATTGGAACAGCTTACTAAGGGATGCTTTCAGCAGATTAATACTACTTTCGAGAGAAAAAATAAATTAACTATAAATGACTAGGATTTTCAACTGTTGCTTATAATACGTAACTAAATTAAATTAACATTAAGAAACAACGTACATCTTTAGGCTATCCTTTTCAAACTGGGGCATTTTGGTTCAGGCAAAATTGAGGAGAGAAAAAGATTCTGGATTCTGAATTCTGACTCCTAAATTTGACATTTATCTAATTTGGATGCCATCAAAGCAGTGTGACGCCACCACTGATACCCCCCTACCCAATTTCGAGAGGGGAGATGCCCTATCGGTGCAGATAATTTAAACTTTAAATAGGGGGTGCGAGCTTCTTGAGATGGCCAACCAACTTGCAAGCAAAACTGACCGTAGTCTTGTTCCACACTCTCAAAAATCTGCTTCTGCACGCTGAAACCAAACCGACCTTTGCTATATTTAACCCATAGTTGATCGATTATCTCTAAATCTTCACAAGGTAATCTATCGATATCACCAGTTTGGATAAAACTATTAGGTGCTTTGTTGCATAGTTCACAAATTACAGACCTAGTTTCGTTGTCTGCTTGTTCCAACTTACCAGATGCAAGTAAGTGATCCAAATAAGTATAATCCATTCCCATCTCAGAGACTATTTTTCCACTGGGTAATTTAATAGTTTGAGGCTTAAACAATTTGGTGAAAAAGTTAATTGGGGAATTATCGAGAGTGGGTTGATTTGGTTGAGGTTGGAGACGGGGAGGTAAAGCAGGTTGGTTAATTGCGTGCAGAACTTCACCAGCAGATTGGTAGCGCTGACTGACGCTAGTTTTGAGTAGTTTATCTAAAATTCGCGCTAGGCGATCGCTAACTTGTTTATCATTAGTTATAAAATCTCGCCAAGCCCAACGATTGTTCATCGCATCGTACATTTGTAAAGGAGGAACCCCCGTTAGCAATTCCACGCAGGTAACCCCTAAGCTGTAGAGGTCGCTAGCAGGTAAAGCCTTTCCCTTCGTTTGTTCCGGTGGCATATATTCGGGACTACCCACCGCCGTACCAGTTTTAAATAAAGCACTATCGGTCAGTTGTTTGGCAACGCCGAAATCGATTAAAACTAAGTTAGCCGTTTCCCCTACTAATATGGATTTTTGCTTTTCTGGTAACTGTGGCGGCGCAGCGGCGGGAGTACGGCGGCGCATGATGTTGGCAGGTTTGATATCTCTGTGTAATACTTTGCGATCGTGAACAAATTTCAGTACAGGTAGTAAATCTCGCAACACTTGCCAAATCTCATCCTCGTTATAAGATATTTTTTGTTTTAACTCCTGGCTTAAAGTTTGCCCGTTAATAAATTGCTGTACCAGATAAAGCCGTTTTTGTTGTTCAAAATGAGCAAATAAACTAGGAATTTGGGGATGATTGCCTAATTCCTTCAGTCGAATAGCTTCTTGATTAAATAACTCCGTAGCTTTTTTAACTATTAAGGTGTTATTACTATCCAGGTAAAGTTGCTTCACCACGCAACGAATTTTCTTGGGTGCACCTTCATCGACAGCTAAAAACGCCCTGCCAAATCCACCCTTACCAATTGGTTGTAGCGGTCGATACCTATCTTTTAGTAATAAGAGAGAACCGCAACTGAAACAAAATTTACTATTATCTGGATTTTGCGGTTGAAAGCATCCGGGAGTTACGCAGTATGACATA
This window harbors:
- a CDS encoding DUF2721 domain-containing protein: MMNASAITSTQAIQAILAPAVMISSCALFFLGLSNRYIALLTRIRLLNEEKRHLHYQLREEGELKRAENNRLFHINTQVNALLRATWYVRNAIMCHIVAVFCFVLTSFTIGVNFFISHSLIAGIPIYLFISGMILVLSGVICMGLDIVISSKVILVEVKDEG
- the cobA gene encoding uroporphyrinogen-III C-methyltransferase; this translates as MNREDTKDAQEERKKSLGKVYLVGAGPGDPGLMTLKGKTLLECADVVIYDALVSPQILNMINPIAEKIDAGKRRGRHSLVQDETTKLLIEKAQTAAIVVRLKGGDPFVFGRGGEEMEDLVNAGVSVEVVPGVTSGIAAPAYAGIPLTHRNYSSSVTFVTGHESAGKYRPAVNWNAIAHGSETIVIYMGVHNLPYIVEQFQLAGLSNDTPVGLVRWGTRPEQEELIGNLGTIVEQVEKAQFGAPAIAVIGAVVNLHSILSGCRP
- a CDS encoding sirohydrochlorin chelatase, coding for MTSAYLLVSHGSRDPRPQQEVDQLAQLLCQKLENYQSQLLGVTKVGTLPVAHPGAIAIATAYQPLVATACLELAPEPLHRQIENFGKKALAAGLNRLKVLPLFLLPGVHVMEDIPGEVAIAQQTFGEELTIEIRPHLGTHPGMRELFAKQMADFDGDAWILLSHGSRREGGNQPVEALAAHLGAFPAFWSVHPKLEFQVKALLMAGYRQIGILPYFLFGGGITDAIARSVTEISQEFPAVNFYLAKPLGASVELTDLILDLAK
- a CDS encoding manganese catalase family protein encodes the protein MFFHKKETMRSVNITEPNPRFAQLLLEQFGGATGELTAALQYWVQSFHCEHAGIRDMLQDIAIEEFSHLEVVGRMIEQHTKNVDQTEAYKSTLFAIRGVGPHFLDSQGAAWSAKYINEGGDVVRDLRADIAAEAGARQTYEELIKLAPDAGTKDALVFLLTREISHTQMFMKALESLDKLTDPFFGNIQPDETVDLYFNLSQNGKDDRGPWNSEPTFKYIADPSVKH
- a CDS encoding Dps family protein codes for the protein MTQAQGLLRTADRVYDNPILLDTSVTTPVCEGFNIALASFQALYLQYQKHHFVVEGAEFYSLHEFFADSYEKVQGYVHEIGERLNGLGGVPVASFTKLAELCCFTPEPDGVFSCRQMVQHDLEAEQAIIKLIRSQASQAESLGDRATRYLYEKILLETEDRAFHLAHFLAHDSLTLGFVQANN
- a CDS encoding serine/threonine-protein kinase translates to MSYCVTPGCFQPQNPDNSKFCFSCGSLLLLKDRYRPLQPIGKGGFGRAFLAVDEGAPKKIRCVVKQLYLDSNNTLIVKKATELFNQEAIRLKELGNHPQIPSLFAHFEQQKRLYLVQQFINGQTLSQELKQKISYNEDEIWQVLRDLLPVLKFVHDRKVLHRDIKPANIMRRRTPAAAPPQLPEKQKSILVGETANLVLIDFGVAKQLTDSALFKTGTAVGSPEYMPPEQTKGKALPASDLYSLGVTCVELLTGVPPLQMYDAMNNRWAWRDFITNDKQVSDRLARILDKLLKTSVSQRYQSAGEVLHAINQPALPPRLQPQPNQPTLDNSPINFFTKLFKPQTIKLPSGKIVSEMGMDYTYLDHLLASGKLEQADNETRSVICELCNKAPNSFIQTGDIDRLPCEDLEIIDQLWVKYSKGRFGFSVQKQIFESVEQDYGQFCLQVGWPSQEARTPYLKFKLSAPIGHLPSRNWVGGYQWWRHTALMASKLDKCQI